One stretch of Leadbetterella byssophila DSM 17132 DNA includes these proteins:
- a CDS encoding 4Fe-4S binding protein, producing the protein MENVLAYFRNILRGIRTTSKGLGLTLKHLWAARHSKGHMELRSTEFFQVDEGNVTLQYPHARLEVPDTGRYQLDCEIDDCIVCDKCAKVCPVDCIEIEAIKSPELIRYASDGSPVRLHAAKFNIDMAKCCFCGLCTTVCPTECLTMTSEYDFSVEEVDLLNFAFSNLSAKEAEEKRELYQQFVAEKEASKALDKPKGNDSPSVAKPVFTPKAKPEASEGVAKSAFVPKAKPQVGEENAKPGFLPKGKPQEADEGSKPAFVPKSKPEQAEGEKKPAFVPKAKPQVADEVSKPAFIPKAKPEQAEGENKPAFVPKAKPQVEDEVSKPAFIPKAKPEQAEGENKPAFVPKAKPQISDEGSKSAFIPKVKPEQAEGENKPAFVPKAKPQVADEVSKPAFMPKAKPEQVEGENKAAFVPKAKPQVADEVSRPAFVPKSKPEQAEGENKPAFVPKAKLQGADEGSKPAFIPKAKPVQEEGEKKPAFVPKAKPQVADEGSKPAFVPKAKPEVAEGENKPAFVPKAKPQIADEGSKSAFIPKGNPEQAEGENNSSSEGSKAKFVPKRKPPMAND; encoded by the coding sequence ATGGAAAACGTTTTGGCTTATTTCCGCAATATCCTGAGAGGGATTCGCACTACGAGTAAGGGTTTGGGCTTAACGCTAAAGCACTTATGGGCGGCTAGGCATAGTAAGGGTCATATGGAACTTCGTTCTACTGAGTTTTTTCAGGTAGATGAAGGTAATGTGACCTTACAGTATCCCCATGCGCGATTGGAAGTGCCAGATACGGGTAGATATCAATTGGATTGTGAGATTGACGATTGCATTGTTTGTGATAAATGTGCAAAGGTCTGTCCGGTTGATTGTATAGAAATAGAAGCCATAAAATCTCCGGAATTGATTAGATATGCATCAGATGGATCTCCGGTTCGTTTGCATGCTGCTAAGTTCAATATAGACATGGCGAAATGTTGTTTCTGTGGTTTATGTACTACCGTATGTCCTACAGAATGCTTGACCATGACTTCTGAATATGATTTTTCAGTTGAGGAAGTAGATTTGCTGAATTTCGCATTTTCTAATCTTTCTGCTAAAGAAGCGGAAGAAAAGAGAGAGTTGTATCAGCAATTTGTGGCGGAAAAGGAGGCTTCAAAAGCCTTAGATAAGCCTAAAGGTAATGATTCTCCATCCGTGGCTAAACCAGTTTTTACCCCTAAAGCCAAACCTGAGGCTTCAGAAGGAGTAGCTAAGTCTGCTTTTGTTCCAAAGGCGAAGCCTCAAGTAGGGGAGGAAAATGCTAAACCAGGATTTTTGCCAAAAGGTAAGCCACAAGAGGCTGATGAGGGTTCCAAGCCTGCTTTCGTGCCAAAATCTAAGCCCGAACAGGCGGAAGGTGAAAAAAAGCCTGCATTTGTACCAAAGGCGAAGCCTCAAGTGGCAGATGAAGTTTCCAAACCAGCTTTTATACCCAAAGCTAAGCCCGAACAGGCGGAAGGTGAAAATAAGCCTGCTTTTGTTCCAAAGGCTAAGCCTCAAGTGGAAGATGAAGTTTCCAAACCAGCTTTTATACCCAAAGCTAAGCCCGAACAGGCGGAAGGTGAAAATAAGCCTGCTTTTGTTCCAAAGGCGAAGCCTCAAATATCAGATGAGGGTTCCAAGTCAGCTTTTATACCCAAAGTTAAGCCCGAACAGGCGGAAGGTGAAAATAAGCCTGCATTTGTTCCAAAGGCGAAGCCTCAAGTGGCAGATGAAGTTTCCAAACCAGCTTTTATGCCCAAAGCTAAGCCCGAACAGGTGGAAGGTGAAAATAAGGCTGCTTTTGTTCCAAAGGCGAAGCCTCAAGTGGCAGATGAAGTTTCCAGACCAGCTTTTGTACCAAAATCTAAGCCCGAACAGGCGGAAGGTGAAAACAAGCCTGCATTTGTTCCAAAGGCGAAGCTACAAGGGGCAGATGAGGGTTCTAAACCAGCTTTTATACCCAAAGCTAAGCCCGTACAGGAGGAAGGTGAAAAAAAGCCTGCATTTGTACCAAAGGCGAAGCCACAAGTGGCAGATGAGGGTTCCAAGCCAGCTTTTGTGCCCAAAGCCAAGCCAGAAGTTGCGGAAGGTGAAAACAAGCCTGCTTTCGTGCCAAAGGCTAAACCTCAAATAGCAGATGAGGGTTCCAAGTCAGCTTTTATACCCAAAGGTAACCCCGAACAGGCGGAAGGGGAAAATAATTCTAGTTCTGAGGGATCAAAAGCTAAATTTGTCCCAAAACGTAAACCACCAATGGCAAATGATTGA
- a CDS encoding VOC family protein: MTITQKITPCLWVDTDAKGVVDYYLSIFKDGKLKEFQRFQNPPEAIEQGGQEFFETALFEIAGMELQILAAGPYFKFNEAISLVINCKDQEEVDYYWDALTSNGGEEGPCGWCKDKFGLSWQVVPVEYYQLVTSSDPSVRDKAMQATMSMKKLILADLK; the protein is encoded by the coding sequence ATGACGATCACACAGAAAATAACCCCCTGCCTTTGGGTAGATACAGATGCCAAGGGTGTAGTAGATTACTATCTATCCATTTTCAAAGATGGTAAGTTAAAGGAATTTCAGCGTTTTCAAAACCCGCCTGAGGCTATTGAGCAAGGGGGACAGGAATTCTTTGAAACGGCCCTGTTTGAGATCGCAGGTATGGAACTACAGATCTTAGCGGCAGGTCCCTATTTTAAATTCAATGAAGCTATTTCTTTAGTCATCAATTGTAAAGATCAAGAAGAGGTGGATTACTACTGGGACGCTCTTACTTCTAATGGGGGAGAAGAAGGTCCATGCGGATGGTGCAAGGATAAGTTCGGCTTGTCCTGGCAAGTGGTGCCGGTGGAATATTACCAACTAGTTACCAGTTCCGATCCCAGTGTGCGCGACAAAGCCATGCAAGCTACCATGTCCATGAAAAAGCTTATTTTGGCAGACTTAAAATGA
- a CDS encoding S41 family peptidase, whose translation MKKLIVILSLGLVSCQYEPEPQKSPMEIFENLWETFYNEYAPFEEREVDWEALYDVYHTKVTNSASDDELFAILSEMLAHLDDGHVTLTAPGKPIFNANTIIRNKVDDDLFRLEVVKSYLESRKEGDGYFYGKLKGEDIAYIYFEHVAENFFVLNTFLSEFPKVKGYVLDLRHNEGGDFTYSFSEIGRFTDKKVSIFKSKTKNGKVTYTDWHEWSVFPKGTYINTPVVVLTDRYTISAGERTVMALREFPTVTVVGDTTSGAHGTMIGRELANGWFYSLVPQKVLMSDEKSYEGIGIAPDIRVINRKDELRRGIENTLDYTIKYINEAKNR comes from the coding sequence ATGAAAAAGCTTATAGTAATTCTCTCCTTGGGTTTGGTCAGTTGTCAATATGAACCTGAACCCCAAAAGAGTCCTATGGAAATCTTCGAGAACTTATGGGAGACATTTTATAATGAATATGCACCTTTTGAAGAAAGAGAGGTGGATTGGGAAGCATTATACGATGTGTATCATACAAAAGTTACCAATAGTGCTTCAGATGATGAGTTGTTTGCCATACTCTCAGAGATGTTAGCACACCTGGACGACGGACATGTTACTTTGACTGCGCCAGGAAAGCCAATTTTTAATGCCAATACCATCATTAGAAACAAGGTGGATGATGATTTGTTCCGTTTGGAAGTGGTCAAATCTTATTTAGAATCTAGGAAAGAGGGTGATGGGTACTTTTATGGAAAATTGAAAGGAGAAGATATCGCTTATATCTACTTCGAACATGTGGCAGAAAACTTCTTCGTTCTGAATACTTTTCTTAGTGAATTTCCGAAAGTAAAAGGTTATGTCTTGGATTTAAGGCATAATGAAGGTGGAGATTTTACCTATAGTTTTTCCGAAATAGGTAGGTTTACCGATAAGAAGGTGAGTATCTTTAAAAGTAAGACCAAAAACGGAAAGGTTACCTATACGGATTGGCACGAATGGAGTGTATTTCCAAAGGGTACCTATATAAATACTCCGGTGGTGGTCTTAACGGATAGATACACTATCAGTGCGGGAGAGAGAACAGTAATGGCCTTGCGGGAATTCCCTACGGTGACTGTAGTAGGAGATACTACCAGTGGAGCACATGGTACTATGATAGGAAGAGAATTAGCTAACGGTTGGTTTTACTCCTTAGTGCCTCAAAAGGTTCTGATGTCTGACGAAAAAAGTTACGAGGGGATTGGAATTGCACCGGATATCCGAGTGATAAACAGGAAAGACGAGCTTAGACGAGGAATTGAAAATACGCTAGATTATACCATTAAATATATAAATGAAGCCAAGAATCGTTGA
- a CDS encoding FUSC family protein, which yields MTSLFKLNPTQRKWHLPLVAGVSVGLPLLLCYFTGEQEGGRLGALAGLSILYLQSNKLVERMMILMTCCFGILLSYCVGIWASANPLVAPLALGLHAFAVHLALHHLRLTRPPGNFFFIMIASMAIYTPFDLAHIPEKIGYVAMGTISTCIIGFIYSLLTIHQEPSTPLPEKEKHINITESIIFGIFMAISMTVAQLSQFENPYWILISCIAVMQGSNTKHVWLRGTQRIIGTLIGLGIVALISLLNPSYLFMIICIIVMQVIVEYFVVRNYAIAVVFITVLTIFLSEAGGDFEIQKILIARMVDILIGSIIGIVGGWALYHEKVHYYSTKRWKK from the coding sequence ATGACTTCACTTTTTAAGTTAAACCCAACGCAGCGCAAATGGCACCTACCCCTAGTAGCAGGTGTAAGTGTAGGTCTCCCATTATTATTATGTTATTTCACCGGCGAGCAGGAAGGAGGTAGATTAGGGGCTTTGGCAGGCTTATCCATACTTTATTTACAGTCGAATAAACTGGTGGAAAGGATGATGATCCTCATGACCTGTTGCTTTGGCATACTTCTGTCGTACTGTGTAGGAATTTGGGCTTCAGCTAATCCATTGGTTGCTCCCTTAGCCTTAGGATTGCACGCTTTTGCCGTACACCTGGCTTTGCATCATTTGAGGTTAACACGTCCTCCTGGCAACTTCTTTTTTATCATGATTGCCTCTATGGCCATTTATACTCCATTTGATTTGGCACACATACCGGAAAAGATTGGCTATGTGGCCATGGGTACCATTTCTACTTGCATCATTGGCTTTATCTATAGTCTATTGACCATTCATCAGGAACCTAGTACACCTTTGCCAGAAAAGGAAAAACATATAAATATTACGGAGTCCATCATCTTCGGCATTTTCATGGCTATATCCATGACGGTGGCCCAACTAAGCCAATTTGAAAACCCTTATTGGATCTTGATCTCCTGTATAGCCGTAATGCAGGGCTCCAATACCAAACATGTGTGGTTAAGGGGAACACAAAGAATAATAGGTACCTTGATTGGCCTAGGGATAGTAGCTTTGATCTCTCTGCTTAACCCTTCCTATTTGTTTATGATCATATGCATCATAGTGATGCAAGTAATAGTGGAATACTTTGTGGTCAGAAACTATGCCATAGCGGTGGTATTTATCACCGTCCTAACTATCTTCTTATCAGAAGCTGGTGGGGATTTTGAAATACAAAAGATACTAATCGCCAGGATGGTGGACATCCTGATAGGAAGTATAATTGGTATAGTAGGTGGCTGGGCATTGTACCACGAAAAGGTGCATTATTATAGTACCAAAAGATGGAAAAAGTAG
- a CDS encoding GNAT family N-acetyltransferase has product MIRPITEDDIPQLFELILDLAEDHHQQMWVTSCPENLISAYRNGKFGAIIAIEEGVPIGYLSYTWNFSIWSGEEFMNLDDLYVVPDYRSKGIGEQLMKEAQRQCQLRNVKRMRWEVQTDNYKAIQFYQRLGATMYNKGIFRWTW; this is encoded by the coding sequence ATGATTAGACCGATAACTGAGGATGATATTCCTCAACTTTTTGAATTGATTCTAGACTTGGCTGAGGATCATCACCAACAAATGTGGGTTACTTCTTGTCCCGAAAACCTTATTTCAGCGTATCGTAACGGGAAATTTGGAGCCATTATAGCCATAGAAGAGGGTGTGCCTATAGGTTACCTCTCTTATACATGGAATTTCTCTATCTGGAGTGGAGAGGAATTTATGAATCTTGATGATTTATATGTCGTGCCGGATTACAGATCAAAGGGTATTGGTGAGCAACTGATGAAGGAGGCCCAAAGGCAATGCCAATTGCGGAACGTTAAAAGAATGCGCTGGGAAGTGCAGACGGATAACTATAAAGCCATTCAATTTTACCAGAGGTTAGGAGCGACTATGTATAATAAAGGGATTTTTAGATGGACCTGGTAA
- the nuoK gene encoding NADH-quinone oxidoreductase subunit NuoK: MIDNLMPYLCVSAVLFALGFAVVVTKKNLVLMLMGVEMMLNAVNINFAIFSKFDKSAEQGQIFSIFIMIVAAAEIAVGLAIALKVRKYYQEIDPLKLNSLRD, translated from the coding sequence ATGATAGATAATTTAATGCCATATTTATGCGTATCGGCCGTCCTATTTGCTTTAGGTTTTGCGGTAGTGGTAACGAAGAAAAACCTCGTTCTAATGCTTATGGGGGTGGAAATGATGTTAAATGCGGTCAATATTAACTTCGCTATTTTCTCGAAATTTGACAAATCTGCAGAGCAAGGACAAATTTTTTCAATTTTTATTATGATAGTTGCCGCGGCGGAAATTGCTGTAGGTCTGGCAATTGCGTTAAAGGTGCGTAAATACTACCAAGAAATTGACCCTTTAAAGTTAAATTCTTTGCGTGATTAG
- a CDS encoding GyrI-like domain-containing protein, with amino-acid sequence MKPRIVEIEPLALVGISRKMTYSDYRISELWLEFQQRKKAITRFVSKDLYSVVKYAEDHFEQFDPGKEFTRWAAILTDDLVPEGFESLVIEGGLYAVFDYKGSDPSIFTYIYQTWLPQSGFVLDNRHHFEVLGERYKNGSPDSEEEIWVPVRRKGDRE; translated from the coding sequence ATGAAGCCAAGAATCGTTGAAATTGAGCCATTAGCTCTAGTAGGAATTAGTCGGAAAATGACCTATTCTGATTATAGAATTTCGGAATTGTGGTTGGAATTTCAACAAAGAAAAAAGGCTATCACCCGCTTTGTGTCTAAAGACCTCTACTCGGTAGTCAAGTATGCGGAAGATCATTTTGAACAGTTTGATCCTGGAAAAGAGTTTACCCGTTGGGCAGCTATTCTGACGGATGATTTAGTGCCTGAGGGTTTTGAAAGTTTGGTGATAGAAGGTGGCTTGTATGCTGTATTTGACTATAAGGGGTCAGATCCTTCGATATTTACTTATATATATCAGACCTGGTTGCCTCAGTCGGGGTTTGTATTAGACAACCGTCATCATTTTGAAGTTCTGGGGGAAAGGTATAAAAACGGTAGCCCGGATTCTGAAGAAGAAATCTGGGTGCCGGTGAGGAGGAAGGGCGATAGGGAATAG
- a CDS encoding YggS family pyridoxal phosphate-dependent enzyme: MADILHNLQIIQNRIDLACAKANRSREEVRLLLATKTVTADRILTAMQAGYTLIAENKVQEVKEKFDALKDFSHISHFIGHLQTNKIKDLLKCNVSCIQSLDRLDLAEKLQSRLEKENKDIDVFIQVNTSEEESKFGIHPDQAEDLVRRVAELDRINIKGLMTIGLFSADLDKVRLCYQLLNRLRKEIQVPGVELKELSMGMSGDLEIAIEEGATIVRVGTAIFGQRIYPDSYYWNEG; encoded by the coding sequence ATGGCAGATATACTTCATAATTTACAAATTATTCAAAATAGAATTGATCTTGCCTGCGCAAAAGCAAATAGAAGCCGGGAAGAAGTAAGATTACTTTTGGCTACCAAAACGGTTACTGCGGATAGAATTCTTACCGCTATGCAGGCTGGCTACACCTTGATCGCAGAAAACAAGGTTCAGGAAGTAAAGGAAAAGTTTGATGCTTTAAAGGATTTTTCTCATATTTCACATTTTATAGGCCATTTGCAGACCAATAAAATCAAAGACCTATTAAAATGCAATGTCTCCTGTATTCAGTCTTTAGATAGACTAGACCTGGCAGAGAAGTTGCAAAGCCGACTTGAAAAAGAAAACAAGGACATAGATGTTTTCATTCAAGTAAACACCTCAGAGGAGGAGAGTAAATTTGGCATACATCCGGATCAAGCGGAAGATTTAGTGCGAAGGGTAGCAGAACTAGATAGAATCAATATCAAAGGTTTGATGACCATAGGGCTATTTAGTGCAGATTTAGATAAAGTAAGGCTTTGTTATCAATTGTTGAATAGACTTAGGAAAGAGATTCAGGTACCTGGGGTGGAATTGAAGGAACTGTCTATGGGTATGAGCGGTGACCTGGAAATAGCTATAGAAGAAGGTGCCACTATAGTTCGAGTGGGTACAGCTATCTTTGGACAGAGAATCTATCCTGATTCTTATTATTGGAACGAAGGGTAA
- a CDS encoding Crp/Fnr family transcriptional regulator, which translates to MIREYLLGLRTFDNEELNFFVSKFSQKKIIRGELFIKEGETCKEVAFIETGIFHSYYIDGNENTFCFRFPNTFLAPYASFITGKPSYESQQALTDASLWVASKDEIEGFSSPNFLRFLKSIAENEYLDLEDRFFQLQRDSAQARYLSLFHKEPELIRDIPLHYIASYLGITQRHLSRIRNDIRQMS; encoded by the coding sequence ATGATTCGAGAGTATCTCTTAGGATTAAGAACATTTGATAATGAAGAATTGAACTTCTTTGTATCCAAATTCTCACAAAAGAAGATTATAAGAGGGGAACTTTTCATTAAAGAGGGGGAAACTTGTAAGGAGGTAGCTTTTATTGAAACCGGGATCTTTCATTCCTATTACATAGATGGCAATGAAAATACCTTTTGTTTTCGCTTCCCCAATACCTTTCTTGCTCCTTATGCATCATTTATTACCGGGAAGCCCAGTTATGAGAGCCAACAAGCCCTCACGGATGCTTCTCTTTGGGTGGCATCCAAAGATGAGATCGAAGGATTTAGTAGTCCAAATTTCCTTCGTTTCCTCAAGTCCATAGCAGAAAACGAATATCTGGATTTAGAGGATAGGTTTTTTCAGTTGCAAAGGGATTCTGCACAAGCGCGTTATTTATCCCTTTTTCATAAAGAACCTGAACTCATACGCGATATCCCTTTGCATTATATAGCCTCCTATTTAGGCATTACTCAAAGACATTTAAGTAGGATTAGAAACGATATTAGGCAAATGTCCTAA
- a CDS encoding NAD(P)H-dependent oxidoreductase has translation MKILVINGHPYKGSYVSALFQNYLQNIEISSHEVRTLVLGDEKFDPILRFGYSLRMEADDFIERSQKDILWADHLVFFYPVWWGSMPALLQGWIDRVLMPGFAYNMKGLKTQKHLKGKTAELFITADAPEWYIRCIPNSPIRLMRTHILGLCGIRVRRSHVLGMTTLKGNSKARIHFLTLVGKPAARL, from the coding sequence ATGAAGATATTGGTCATTAATGGACATCCTTATAAGGGAAGTTATGTGTCGGCTTTGTTTCAAAACTATCTTCAAAACATAGAGATTAGTTCCCATGAAGTGCGAACGCTGGTCTTAGGAGATGAAAAATTTGACCCAATTCTCAGGTTTGGGTACTCTCTCAGAATGGAAGCCGATGATTTTATAGAAAGGTCTCAAAAGGATATACTGTGGGCTGATCATCTGGTGTTCTTTTATCCGGTATGGTGGGGAAGTATGCCTGCCTTATTGCAAGGTTGGATAGATCGTGTCTTGATGCCCGGCTTTGCCTATAATATGAAAGGATTAAAAACCCAAAAGCACTTGAAAGGGAAAACTGCAGAACTCTTTATTACGGCTGACGCTCCCGAGTGGTATATCAGATGCATTCCTAATTCACCCATTCGACTAATGCGCACTCATATCTTAGGTTTATGCGGTATCCGAGTTCGTCGATCTCATGTATTGGGTATGACCACACTGAAAGGTAACAGTAAGGCCAGGATTCACTTTCTGACTTTGGTCGGGAAGCCAGCTGCTCGTCTATAA
- a CDS encoding NAD(P)/FAD-dependent oxidoreductase: protein MQKILKYVVGPEIAFDQDALESFLKKKTGLDQFHFRKYRQSIDARGKAVKVNLEVEISTDGPFQPLDFPEYQYKSGPFKKKLIIIGAGPAGLFAALRCLELQIQPIILERGKDVRARRRDLAAINKEHIVNPDSNYCFGEGGAGTYSDGKLYTRSKKRGDIRRILEIFVKHGATERILVETHPHIGTNKLPVVIENIRNTILQNSGEIHFDTKVTDFLFENGQIKGVISQGDKTWQADGVILATGHSARDIFELLHQKGLALENKPFALGVRVEHAQKFVDSCQYHTPQRGLLPAAAYSLVEQTNFEGVQRGVFSFCMCPGGFIVPASTAPGELVVNGMSPSRRDSYFANSGVVVAIDERDWAPYLEKYGPLSALQYQKVIEQRAHQLVIEKSGAEYSQAAPAQKIKDFYSGKVSKDLNETSYQPGLIPLDFHHILPKPIAGALKQGLKGFNRKMKNYELGQMIGIESRTSSPVRIPRTEEDLEHPEVQRFYPCGEGAGYAGGIVSAAVDGERCVNAFAKKYLEKY, encoded by the coding sequence ATGCAGAAAATCTTAAAATATGTAGTTGGACCGGAAATAGCCTTTGACCAGGATGCTTTAGAATCATTTCTAAAAAAGAAAACGGGATTAGATCAATTCCACTTTCGCAAATACCGTCAATCTATAGACGCCAGAGGTAAAGCCGTGAAGGTAAATTTAGAAGTTGAAATTTCCACAGATGGCCCATTTCAACCTCTTGACTTCCCAGAATACCAGTACAAATCAGGACCTTTCAAAAAGAAACTCATCATAATAGGCGCAGGACCTGCGGGACTTTTTGCAGCCCTACGCTGCTTAGAACTTCAGATCCAACCCATCATTCTGGAAAGAGGAAAGGACGTTCGTGCTCGAAGAAGAGATCTTGCAGCCATCAATAAAGAACACATTGTCAATCCAGATTCCAATTATTGCTTTGGAGAAGGAGGAGCAGGAACGTATTCCGACGGAAAGCTATACACAAGATCAAAGAAGAGAGGCGACATCAGGAGGATACTAGAGATCTTTGTGAAGCATGGAGCTACAGAAAGAATCTTAGTCGAAACCCACCCGCATATTGGAACAAACAAATTACCGGTAGTAATAGAAAACATCCGAAACACCATCCTGCAAAACAGTGGAGAAATCCATTTTGACACCAAAGTAACCGACTTCCTCTTTGAGAATGGACAAATTAAAGGTGTAATCAGCCAAGGAGACAAAACATGGCAGGCGGATGGAGTTATTCTAGCTACAGGTCACTCTGCAAGAGATATCTTTGAGCTTTTACACCAAAAAGGTCTGGCTTTGGAGAATAAGCCTTTTGCCTTAGGAGTCAGGGTTGAGCATGCGCAAAAATTCGTAGATTCTTGTCAATACCATACTCCTCAAAGAGGACTATTGCCTGCTGCTGCATATAGTTTAGTGGAACAAACGAATTTTGAGGGAGTACAGAGAGGAGTATTCAGCTTCTGTATGTGCCCAGGAGGATTCATAGTTCCGGCCTCTACTGCTCCGGGAGAGCTAGTGGTGAACGGCATGTCTCCTTCTAGAAGAGACTCGTACTTTGCAAACTCCGGTGTGGTAGTGGCCATTGACGAAAGAGACTGGGCACCCTACCTGGAAAAATATGGCCCCTTATCTGCACTCCAATATCAAAAAGTAATAGAACAAAGGGCACATCAACTTGTGATAGAAAAGTCAGGAGCAGAATATTCCCAAGCAGCTCCTGCTCAAAAGATAAAAGATTTTTATAGCGGTAAAGTAAGCAAAGACTTAAATGAAACCTCTTATCAACCCGGTCTAATCCCACTGGACTTTCATCATATCCTCCCCAAACCTATAGCAGGTGCATTGAAGCAAGGCTTGAAAGGATTTAATAGAAAGATGAAAAACTATGAACTCGGGCAAATGATTGGAATAGAAAGTAGAACCTCTTCCCCTGTGCGCATACCTCGAACGGAAGAGGACCTGGAACATCCTGAGGTCCAGAGATTTTACCCTTGCGGAGAAGGTGCAGGATATGCTGGAGGAATAGTTTCCGCTGCAGTAGACGGTGAAAGATGCGTAAACGCATTCGCCAAAAAATACTTGGAAAAATACTAA
- a CDS encoding GIY-YIG nuclease family protein: MKGYMYILKCSDDSYYTGSTTNLELRLAQHQNGEGANYTKKRLPVTLVYYEEFNRIDKAFYREKQVQGWSKKKKEALIKGRENELRSLAQCLNESSHKNWNKEG; encoded by the coding sequence ATGAAAGGTTATATGTACATTTTAAAATGCTCTGATGATAGTTATTATACTGGAAGCACAACTAATTTGGAATTACGTTTAGCACAGCATCAAAATGGCGAAGGTGCTAATTATACTAAAAAGAGATTGCCTGTAACTTTGGTTTATTATGAAGAATTTAACCGAATCGATAAAGCTTTCTATAGAGAAAAACAAGTACAAGGCTGGAGCAAAAAGAAGAAAGAGGCTCTAATTAAGGGTAGGGAAAATGAATTGAGATCCTTAGCCCAATGCCTAAATGAGAGTAGTCATAAAAATTGGAATAAGGAAGGATAA
- a CDS encoding NADH-quinone oxidoreductase subunit J family protein yields MIDLVFWLFCLLTIGGGVYVLLSKNVLYAAYGLLSTFLGVAGMFVFAGAEFMAAAQIMIYVGGIMILLIFGIMLSTRRKYLVVEDAAQNRGILVAVLLAAVWIVLIIKLRLLSGEPVELISIKKVGLALMTSHVLILELVGVILLMALVGATYIARDDR; encoded by the coding sequence ATGATTGATCTAGTGTTTTGGTTGTTTTGCCTGCTTACAATTGGAGGAGGAGTATATGTCTTACTTAGTAAGAATGTACTTTATGCAGCCTATGGTTTATTGAGTACTTTTTTAGGTGTAGCTGGAATGTTTGTGTTTGCAGGAGCGGAATTTATGGCTGCTGCTCAAATCATGATCTATGTGGGGGGGATTATGATTTTATTGATCTTTGGGATTATGCTGAGCACACGCAGGAAATATTTGGTGGTGGAAGATGCCGCTCAAAATCGTGGGATTCTGGTTGCGGTCTTATTAGCTGCAGTTTGGATAGTATTGATTATAAAATTGCGACTACTTTCTGGTGAACCTGTCGAGCTGATCTCTATCAAGAAGGTGGGATTGGCCTTGATGACATCCCATGTTTTAATATTGGAATTGGTGGGTGTGATATTATTAATGGCTCTGGTTGGAGCCACCTATATAGCGCGAGATGATAGATAA
- the pdxY gene encoding pyridoxal kinase, whose product MKVLIIHSQVSYGFVGSNTTSLVLQLAGIETITVPTVLYSNHLGHSIYGGGVIPEDLFSDVLRGIKDFGLLKEVDLIITGFFGSARQIEIAAEFIREAKLQYPHISYLCDPVMGDVDKGQYVQDDVPEAIISSLFPLADYLTPNHFEAEKIVGSSCLTQGDFRKQFKKMIKQQIVMVTGANVPKVLPENMGTYLVNDDLLVQAPKIDLHPPGTGELFAAQLLISLAKKVDLMNAITLSVEIVYRTMYHMKEAGRNEFALDDILFSMELRSGIE is encoded by the coding sequence ATGAAAGTCTTAATCATACACAGTCAGGTTTCCTACGGATTCGTGGGCAGCAACACTACATCTTTGGTACTACAACTAGCCGGAATTGAAACCATTACCGTTCCCACTGTTTTGTATTCGAACCACCTAGGACATTCCATCTATGGAGGTGGAGTAATCCCGGAAGATCTATTTTCAGATGTTCTGCGTGGCATTAAGGATTTCGGTCTATTAAAAGAGGTAGATCTGATCATAACGGGCTTTTTTGGATCCGCTAGACAGATTGAAATTGCCGCAGAATTTATTCGTGAAGCCAAATTGCAGTACCCTCATATAAGCTATTTATGTGATCCGGTGATGGGTGACGTAGATAAAGGGCAATATGTACAAGATGATGTACCGGAGGCTATCATTTCCTCTTTATTCCCTTTAGCGGATTATTTAACTCCTAACCATTTCGAGGCAGAAAAAATAGTAGGTTCTTCATGCCTTACACAAGGGGATTTTAGGAAGCAGTTTAAGAAGATGATCAAGCAGCAAATAGTGATGGTTACAGGTGCTAATGTTCCAAAGGTTTTGCCTGAGAATATGGGCACCTATCTGGTTAATGATGATCTTCTGGTACAAGCACCGAAAATTGACTTACATCCTCCGGGAACCGGAGAGCTTTTTGCCGCTCAATTGCTGATTTCTTTGGCAAAAAAAGTAGACCTCATGAACGCTATCACCTTATCCGTGGAAATTGTTTACCGTACGATGTATCATATGAAGGAGGCAGGTAGAAATGAATTTGCACTTGATGACATCTTATTTTCTATGGAGCTTAGGTCGGGTATTGAATAA